One Aspergillus oryzae RIB40 DNA, chromosome 2 genomic window carries:
- a CDS encoding uncharacterized protein (predicted protein): MSTDSSHYTVFTTSLFLIAKKRQWAMREVITRSARRATQAIKTPLSARFPRSQTPRGMGSEFSASRVEERSQKLKVNPMHNDIEKNSLITETEKARNGGNGRAWGIVDFFVR; encoded by the exons ATGTCTACTGACTCTAGTCACTATACAGTCTTCACAACAAGTTTATTCCTCATTGCCAAAAAACGCCAATGGGCAATGCGCGAGGTCATTACACGATCTGCTCGACGAGCCACCCAGGCCATCAAGACACCCTTGTCAGCCAGATTTCCGAGATCACAGACCCCGCGAGGCATGGGTTCGGAGTTTTCTGCCAGTCGTgtcgaagaaagaagccaaaaGCTGAAGGTCAACCCAATGCACAACGATATAGAGAAGAATTCTCTAATTACGGAAACCGAAAAAGCTAGGAATGGGGGAAACGGTCGGGCGTGGGG TATCGTGGACTTCTTTGTGCGTTGA
- a CDS encoding uncharacterized protein (ribosomal protein S6 kinase and related proteins): MGNSQGKPVCSTDEINLNQFRLLRVVGKGAFGKVRIVEKKDTGLTFALKYIRKEEGIIHRDVKPDNVLLDSEGHVHLADFNVASDFRPGKPLTSKSGTLAYLAPEVYEGGGYYCEVDWWSLGVTFYECIYNKRPFEGRSQDVLSENIKKAQPKYYVTNPAVSVPCLRAMGALLEKDRSKRIGASSWESFISHIFFAEIDFVALEHKEIPPVFRPSSDKTNFDATYDLEELLLEEAPLEARARRQKPRAELREDATAKEIREDELHRLIETMFEPFDYTTVTFQGNPEDCLPPAGSTHSRQYSQTDSSRNSPPLRNNDGSVSRLTQPETPSPLGETVDHQDSIPNQAPTSPTSHPQPPPSPAPQFHRPFHPQPNPAANHLPPANSNPAPGRPKGATRKTSKGGGVQMVLEEAGSWSELADQSSTLPAEGYDAGSIKGKSSNSGMLAFLSRKKGRDRSPKPQEPGVLGKEGARQIIS; this comes from the exons ATGGGGAATTCGCAGGGAAAGCCGGTGTGCTCCACCGATGAAA TCAACCTGAACCAATTCCGGTTACTTCGCGTGGTCGGGAAAGGTGCTTTCGGAAAGGTCCGTATCgttgagaaaaaggatacCGGGTTGACTTTTGCGCTCAAATACatccgaaaagaagaag GCATTATTCATCGAGATGTGAAGCCGGACAATGTGCTACTGGACTCTGAGGGACACGTCCACTTGGCTGATTTC AATGTGGCCTCGGACTTCCGCCCTGGAAAGCCTCTCACCAGTAAATCAGGGACCCTAGCATATCTTGCGCCCGAGGTATACGAGGGCGGCGGATACTATTGCGAAGTTGACTGGTGGTCACTGGGAGTAACATTCTACGAGTGTATCTACAACAAG CGACCATTCGAAGGTCGTAGCCAGGACGTATTGAGCGAAAACATCAAAAAAGCTCAGCCGAAGTACTATGTCACTAACCCGGCAGTCTCGGTTCCATGCTTGCGAGCGATGGGTGCACTCTTGGAGAAGGACCGAAGCAAACGGATCGGTGCCTCCAGTTGGGAGAGTTTTATATCTCACATTTTCTTCGCTGAAATTGATTTTGTAGCGCTTGAGCACAAGGAAATCCCGCCAGTGTTCAGACCCTCTAGCGATAAAACCAACTTTGACGCCACATATGATCTGGAGGAATTGCTTCTTGAGGAGGCACCGCTCGAGGCCAGAGCTCGCCGACAGAAGCCACGAGCAGAATTAAGAGAAGACGCTACAGCGAAGGAAATCAGGGAAGATGAGCTTCACCGTCTGATTGAAACCATGTTCGAGCCATTTGATTACACGACTGTGACTTTCCAAGG GAATCCTGAAGACTGCCTTCCCCCAGCTGGCTCAACGCACTCGCGACAATACTCGCAGACCGATTCTTCGAGAAACTCGCCTCCCTTGCGCAACAATGATGGGTCAGTGAGTCGATTGACTCAGCCCGAAACTCCGTCCCCCCTTGGCGAGACTGTAGACCATCAAGACTCTATCCCGAACCAGGCTCCTACCTCTCCGACCTCCCACCCACAGCCGCCGCCTTCACCAGCTCCACAATTCCATCGTCCATTCCATCCTCAGCCGAACCCTGCAGCCAATCATCTTCCCCCAGCCAACTCCAATCCTGCGCCGGGTCGTCCGAAGGGTGCAACACGGAAAACAAGCAAAGGTGGTGGTGTGCAGATGGTGCTCGAGGAAGCAGGCAGTTGGAGTGAATTGGCTGATCAAAGCTCGACCCTCCCAGCCGAAGGTTATGATGCAGGTTCTATCAAAGGAAAATCCTCGAACAGCGGCATGCTAGCCTTCCTGAGCCGGAAGAAGGGCCGTGACAGGAGTCCAAAGCCACAGGAACCAGGCGTTCTGGGCAAAGAAGGAGCTAGACAAATCATTAGCTGA
- a CDS encoding uncharacterized protein (myosin class II heavy chain): protein MGNESPDPLVGDPLTLSDRERDSEPNEIGDDEEMLLLQMAGSNTEPVSPILNAVLGKGSKLNQTANPNQPAASLVQRPRSSGIDLTAFSFARPAQHGKAFTLHPPVKQASAVPAPHNNSIMQTEQNGTRKPDRTTHNHQSKFLQSPRQGTAKLTKTCVAERLAHEDGRSVSLSPTNNRSRVLKRRRSGGKRITSRQPAFGNGNADLSEEDLFQLLFVKIKAREENDVVASNEKEQLEANISELTQENNALRSQLDVFSNELQQRTSESKAYKTQVEAWKAKIAKFKYILNELASGYKALRVETTQLKLTKTSLDRDKAEIKGTIADTREQLFHASSTVEKSQSCLVESQTLINSMKQALKNAEEKTHSVQERLSDEKKRSSLLETYIQDNSRLQAKRIGLIRADQLEMLRKLDSGFETVAKHVDVSQTSAQTIIKQTLEEFHLSFRRMGENHAQGKMDFEQCKATFQECSSQIKSLTEDLAAVIERSFKVNEDRAQLLTEQLRSVEENVGGESALLKRLSASEVTCTTLQESLEACAPSIDKLGSFLEGAREKENSLARQMGQLEIRLSELQTPETTEPTAAEFKERVEHELRIQQLSDELRTAEERLRSRAIENEEMRLSLLEAVTKGQEAEGRANKFESEAIALQDEIKVIESKIREELNRASVISRDQYRVKYEQQIHELLREKSELCKSIEKVRDELMEAQKALGLAKDEQIKALESKCIEKENSLAEQAAEVSRLREMESSIATQQSCMQRQLHEANEKAASLEKELIVVKEESSASYKLSQEKFDILQKNLLVKEEECTRIQKELSVETSARLSLETGKSKAKSEIHTLLRRVQDSEHWVKKIKESLDQVDALSPKEPFSETWNRLIALLQPLGVKNSLEATPLNEPTDEGALICRNADAANTSIASTPQQSCRALENDVVQTTELIYRTQSFQRSVYSSPANESLKARVADVKLPCIPDSQQSNSIVPFSSIRQLSPTCSVSDQVPIEFAAMLVSTPEENIVTEKPDILTNSNRSCQVAANSAEKQDAARTEDTKERSSESTPLGKMDQHSGASQPASQLPHIPEDMETSAVTPKAVTFETDIPSTSREKRKASDSENCHEQKDTSQMPLPGRMNRRTYSRNRQTPQVRSQEQFAHQNYLPPLSSKALDHDSAERPDSANKRARGPTSPQPRRLTRADSRCFERKTSPTSLASGSSRHSSMNGNRSNNQRWPARGGRRTRGKYLSESTRLHMVSLLSCLR from the exons ATGGGGAACGAAAGCCCTGACCCATTAGTGGGTGACCCTTTGACTCTTTCCGATAGAGAAAGAGACAGTGAACCCAATGAgattggagatgatgaagagatgcTTCTGCTACAAATGGCGGGATCCAATACTGAACCTGTCTCGCCTATTCTCAACGCAGTCCTGGGGAAGGGTTCAAAATTAAACCAAACagccaaccccaaccaaccCGCGGCGTCACTTGTACAACGCCCACGGAGCTCCGGCATTGACCTGacagctttctcttttgccaGACCTGCACAGCATGGAAAGGCATTTACCCTTCATCCACCAGTCAAGCAAGCTTCAGCTGTTCCTGCGCCTCACAACAATAGCATCATGCAAACGGAGCAGAATGGAACCAGAAAGCCCGATCGTACAACTCATAATCACCAATCAAA ATTTCTACAGTCACCCAGACAGGGCACAGCAAAGTTGACAAAGACGTGTGTTGCTGAGCGCCTAGCACACGAGGATGGGAGAAGCGTTTCACTTTCCCCTACAAATAACAGGTCAAGAGTATTGAAGCGCCGCCGATCAGGTGGAAAAAGAATCACCTCAAGACAACCCGCCTTTGGCAACGGCAATGCAGACCTGTCTGAGGAGGACCTATTCCAGCTCTTGTTTGTCAAGATCAAGGCCCGAGAAGAGAATGACGTCGTCGCTTCCAATGAGAAAGAACAGTTAGAGGCCAATATTTCCGAGCTCACGCAAGAGAATAATGCTTTGAGAAGCCAGCTCGACGTCTTCAGTAATGAGTTACAGCAAAGGACATCGGAGTCCAAGGCGTACAAAACTCAGGTAGAGGCTTGGAAGGCGAAAATAGCGAAGTTTAAATACATCCTTAACGAGCTGGCTTCTGGTTACAAAGCACTTCGCGTGGAAACAACTCAGCTCAAACTGACAAAAACATCACTAGATAGAGATAAAGCGGAAATAAAAGGCACAATTGCTGATACCAGGGAACAGTTGTTCCATGCTTCCAGTACAGTTGAGAAGAGTCAAAGTTGTCTTGTGGAATCACAAACTTTGATCAACTCCATGAAGCAGGCTTTGAAAAatgcagaggaaaagacaCACTCTGTTCAGGAGCGTTTATCcgacgaaaagaaaagatcgtCCTTGCTAGAGACGTATATACAAGACAACTCACGTCTTCAGGCGAAAAGGATAGGCCTTATCAGGGCTGACCAACTCGAAATGCTAAGAAAGCTTGATTCAGGATTTGAGACTGTGGCAAAGCATGTTGACGTATCTCAAACATCTGCACAAACAATCATAAAGCAGACACTAGAAGAGTTTCATTTGTCATTTAGGCGCATGGGTGAGAATCATGCCCAAGGAAAGATGGACTTTGAGCAGTGTAAAGCGACTTTTCAGGAGTGTTCGTCTCA GATTAAATCTCTTACGGAAGACTTAGCAGCAGTCATCGAAAGAAGCTTTAAAGTGAATGAAGATAGGGCACAGCTTCTAACAGAGCAGCTTCGGTCTGTTGAGGAAAATGTGGGAGGTGAGTCTGCTCTACTCAAACGGCTTTCCGCAAGTGAAGTCACATGTACCACTCTACAAGAAAGTCTTGAAGCTTGTGCACCAAGCATTGATAAGCTCGGTTCCTTCTTGGAGGGCGCTcgggagaaagagaatagcCTCGCTCGGCAAATGGGACAGCTCGAAATCCGACTATCTGAGTTGCAAACCCCAGAAACAACCGAACCTACAGCCGCTGAATTTAAAGAAAGAGTTGAACATGAACTAAGGATACAGCAACTATCAGATGAGCTGAGAACAGCCGAAGAACGCCTCAGGAGCAGAGCGattgaaaatgaagagaTGAGGCTGTCATTGCTCGAAGCCGTTACAAAAGGtcaggaagcagaaggccgCGCAAACAAATTCGAATCAGAGGCAATCGCACTCCAAGACGAAATTAAGGTCATAGAGTCCAAAATCCGCGAAGAGCTTAATAGGGCCAGCGTTATCTCTCGAGATCAATATAGAGTCAAGTATGAACAACAAATTCATGAACTGTTAAGAGAGAAGAGCGAACTCTGCAAAAGTATTGAAAAAGTCCGAGATGAATTAATGGAGGCACAAAAAGCACTA GGGTTAGCGAAAGATGAACAGATAAAAGCCCTTGAAAGCAAGTGtattgagaaagagaacTCACTTGCGGAGCAAGCTGCAGAGGTCAGCCGACTTCGAGAAATGGAATCATCGATCGCAACGCAGCAGTCATGCATGCAAAGACAGCTCCATGAAGCTAACGAAAAAGCTGCAAGCCTTGAAAAGGAGCTCATCGtggtcaaggaagagagcAGTGCCTCATATAAGCTGTCACAAGAAAAATTTGACATACTTCAGAAAAACCTCCTagtgaaggaagaagagtgcACAAGAATCCAAAAGGAGCTATCAGTGGAAACATCAGCCAGGTTGAGCCTCGAGACTGGAAAGTCGAAGGCGAAATCCGAGATACACACTCTGCTTCGGCGAGTCCAAGATTCAGAACACTGGGTAAAGAAGATTAAAGAATCACTTGATCAGGTGGACGCTTTATCACCCAAGGAACCCTTCTCTGAGACTTGGAACAGGCTGATAGCGCTCCTACAGCCATTAGGAGTGAAGAACAGCCTAGAAGCTACTCCATTGAATGAGCCTACGGATGAAGGTGCCCTTATTTGCCGGAATGCTGATGCTGCTAATACATCTATCGCCTCAACGCCTCAACAAAGCTGTAGAGCTTTGGAAAACGACGTTGTCCAAACCACAGAACTTATCTATCGAACACAGAGTTTCCAGAGAAGTGTCTATTCCTCTCCAGCCAATGAGAGTCTGAAAGCTAGGGTGGCTGATGTGAAACTTCCATGCATCCCGGACTCACAGCAGTCTAACAGCATTGTACCATTTTCAAGCATTCGACAGCTATCTCCAACATGTTCAGTATCCGACCAAGTTCCGATCGAATTTGCAGCCATGCTAGTTTCGACACCAGAGGAAAATATCGTTACTGAAAAACCTGATATACTGACTAATTCAAATAGGAGCTGTCAAGTGGCAGCCAACTCCGCTGAGAAACAGGATGCTGCAAGAACAGAGGATACGAAAGAACGGTCGAGTGAAAGCACTCCATTAGGAAAAATGGATCAGCATTCTGGTGCTAGCCAGCCAGCTAGCCAGCTTCCTCACATCCCGGAAGATATGGAAACTTCCGCGGTAACGCCAAAAGCAGTCACATTTGAAACGGACATTCCATCGACAAGCAGGGAAAAGCGCAAGGCTTCAGACTCTGAAAACTGCCACGAGCAGAAAGATACATCGCAAATGCCGCTACCTGGTCGAATGAACCGAAGAACCTATAGTAGGAATCGGCAGACGCCTCAAGTGCGCAGCCAAGAGCAGTTCGCGCATCAGAATTACTTGCCTCCTTTAAGTAGTAAAGCCTTGGACCACGATAGCGCTGAAAGGCCAGACTCTGCCAACAAAAGAGCTAGGGGCCCGACCTCACCCCAGCCGAGACGCCTGACAAGAGCTGATTCTAGATGCTTTGAGCGTAAGACAAGTCCTACGAGTCTCGCGTCTGGTAGCAGTCGACATTCTTCTATGAATGGAAACCGCTCCAATAATCAAAGGTGGCCAGCtcgtggaggaagaagaacaagaggtaAATACCTGTCCGAGTCAACAAG GTTGCACATGGTATCGTTACTGAGTTGTCTAAGGTAA
- the exg2 gene encoding putative exo-beta-1,3-glucanase (predicted protein), with translation MEARWRKEGNWDGTMEGSDAQPPFWKRKKWWIVIGVLVVVLAIVIPVAVVMSKKHGHDDDKSGSSSSVDNSDSPYISSLDGLSHDSIPESAQGSILDPWTWYDTRDFNLTFTNETVGGLPIMGLNSTWDDSTRPNDNVPPLNESFPYGSQPIRGVNLGGWLSIEPFIVPSLFENYSSKDRIIDEYTLCKKLGSSAASTIEKHYADFISEQDFIDMRDAGLDHVRIQFSYWAVTTYDDDPYVAKISWRYLLRAIEYCRKYGLRVNLDPHGIPGSQNGWNHSGREGVIGWLNGTDGQLNRQRSLDFHNQISQFFAQPRYKNVVTIYGLVNEPLMLSLPVEDVLNWTTDATKLVQKNGISAYVTVHDGFLNLSKWKQMLKDRPDRMFLDTHQYTIFNTGQIVLNHTDRVKLICNDWYNMIKEINTTSAGWGPTICGEWSQADTDCAQYLNNVGRGTRWEGTFAIGDSTVYCPTADTGPTCSCASANAPPADYSDGYKKFLQTYAEAQMSAFGTAQGWFYWTWHTESAAQWSYKTAWKNGYMPKKAYAPDFKCGDDIPSFGDLPEYY, from the exons ATGGAGGCtagatggagaaaggagggTAATTGGGATGGAACTATGGAGGGCTCCGATGCACAACCGCCGTTCTGGAAGCGGAAGAAATGGTGGATTGTCATAGGGGTGCTGGTCGTCGTTCTCGCTATTGTTATCCCAGTTGCTGTCGTTATGTCTAAGAAACatggtcatgatgatgataaatcAGGCTCAAGCTCTTCCGTCGATAACAGCGACTCGCCTTACATCTCAAGTTTGGATGGGCTAAGTCACGATAGCATTCCA GAATCTGCTCAGGGGTCAATACTGGATCCCTGGACGTGGTACGACACGAGAGACTTTAACCTGACCTTTACCAACGAGACGGTCGGTGGCCTTCCCATCATGGGGCTAAACTCAACATGGGATGACTCAACAAGGCCCAACGACAATGTGCCCCCATTGAACGAATCCTTCCCGTACGGTTCGCAACCGATTCGCGGTGTGAATCTTGGGGGGTGGCTGTCAATCGAGCCCTTTATTGTCCCTTCATTATTCGAGAATTACTCAAGCAAGGACAGAATTATCGACGAGTATACATTGTGCAAAAAGCTCGGATCGTCCGCTGCCTCAACGATCGAAAAGCATTATGCAGACTTTATCTCAGAACAAGATTTTATAGACATGAGGGATGCAGGACTGGATCATGTTCGCATCCAGTTCTCCTACTGGGCGGTGACGACGTACGACGATGATCCGTATGTCGCAAAAATCTCATGGAGGTACCTCTTGCGAGCCATTGAATACTGCCGAAAGTACGGGCTTCGCGTAAACTTGGATCCCCATGGCATCCCGGGTAGCCAAAATGGCTGGAACCACAGCGGCCGCGAGGGAGTCATCGGCTGGTTGAATGGTACAGATGGCCAACTTAACAGACAGCGCTCTCTCGACTTCCACAACCAAATCTCGCAGTTCTTTGCACAACCCCGCTACAAGAATGTTGTTACAATCTACGGCCTCGTCAATGAACCACTCATGCTCTCATTGCCGGTTGAGGACGTATTAAATTGGACGACAGATGCCACGAAACTAGTGCAGAAGAACGGTATTTCAGCCTATGTCACCGTCCACGACGGCTTCTTGAACTTGAGTAAATGGAAGCAAATGCTGAAGGACCGGCCGGACCGGATGTTTCTTGACACTCACCAgtacaccatcttcaacacgGGACAAATTGTCCTTAATCACACGGACCGAGTGAAGCTCATCTGTAATGACTGGTACAACAtgatcaaagagatcaacaCCACAAGTGCAGG CTGGGGCCCAACCATCTGCGGCGAATGGTCCCAAGCTGATACCGACTGTGCCCAATACCTCAACAACGTCGGCCGCGGCACCCGCTGGGAAGGCACCTTTGCTATAGGCGACTCAACAGTTTATTGTCCCACCGCTGACACAGGTCCAACCTGTAGCTGTGCCTCCGCCAATGCCCCTCCCGCCGATTACTCAGACGGTTACAAGAAATTCCTTCAAACATATGCCGAAGCGCAAATGTCTGCATTTGGAACAGCCCAGGGCTGGTTTTATTGGACGTGGCATACCGAGTCCGCTGCCCAGTGGAGCTATAAAACAGCTTGGAAGAATGGCTATATGCCAAAGAAAGCTTACGCTCCCGATTTCAAGTGCGGTGATGATATTCCGAGTTTCGGGGATTTACCggaatattattaa